In Acaryochloris marina S15, a single genomic region encodes these proteins:
- a CDS encoding AMIN domain-containing protein, which translates to MNSYQGKPGIIIGCAAAALGAMIQPVWAAETEVTNVQLNPTAKGFELVLGTQGDNRPPIFTVNRGNTSVSDVSNSLLRLPEAGSFQQKDPAPGIKFVEVRQLDPDTVRITVEGVHSAPIAETIRNDNRDGVLAIKFDGAPGSSDPVATSSQPSNLRSRASAVPSFRSRAKAPPVGDMAIAPLNVEPDRIDLGSDQIIPKLLLREAPVREVLTLLGRAANVNVAFAEQGGEGEEGSSASSTITLDIENESVDDVFNYVLRLSGMQANRVGQTVFVGKTLPGDAQNRVVRTIRLNQIKATSTSKRSNTLSSKADTGGNITPQSDSGSSSSTTETGITRETSLTQEIESQGAKETLENYGANGGSEEGSSALLEGLEVVADGRTNTITLIGTPRKVETATSILTRLDVRQRQVAINVKFIDVNLLKGKTSNADLQFRANDSLGIGFRQDPNGSGNSGLSTIFGSGAVDIVGSGLFTLTETFLANLFVSIQNNNAKILTNPTLLVQEGSSAQVNLTQQVFTGFVQRTNTDATDAGGVSSTQSLEPNIQNAGVILNVAVDHIDDNGFVTMSMSPEVSSISGTFTDALSGGQANLLAQRRIETGKLRLRDGQTLVLTGIIQDQDRVGVSKVPILGDIPLLGRLFRRETNSRERTELVVLVRPEIVDDSDQSTFGYDYKPGEESRKLLKP; encoded by the coding sequence GTGAACTCGTATCAAGGAAAACCCGGAATTATTATTGGCTGCGCTGCGGCCGCATTAGGCGCAATGATTCAGCCAGTATGGGCTGCTGAAACTGAAGTGACCAATGTTCAACTCAATCCCACTGCAAAGGGATTTGAACTCGTACTTGGAACTCAAGGTGATAACCGCCCCCCCATTTTTACAGTCAATCGAGGTAATACTTCCGTTTCCGATGTCAGTAATTCTCTCTTACGACTGCCGGAAGCAGGCTCATTTCAACAGAAAGATCCAGCTCCTGGCATTAAATTTGTAGAAGTTCGACAATTAGATCCTGATACAGTCCGGATTACAGTTGAAGGAGTTCATTCTGCTCCCATTGCCGAAACGATTCGCAACGACAATCGTGATGGTGTATTGGCCATCAAATTTGATGGTGCTCCCGGTAGTAGTGATCCGGTAGCCACATCTTCTCAACCCTCCAATCTTCGCTCTCGGGCTAGCGCTGTGCCCTCCTTTAGAAGTCGGGCTAAGGCTCCCCCTGTTGGAGATATGGCCATCGCTCCCTTGAATGTTGAGCCTGACCGTATTGATCTGGGAAGTGACCAAATTATCCCTAAGTTGCTACTGCGTGAAGCTCCTGTACGAGAAGTTTTGACACTCTTAGGCCGTGCTGCTAATGTCAACGTTGCATTTGCAGAGCAAGGTGGTGAAGGTGAAGAAGGATCTTCCGCCTCGTCTACCATCACCCTAGACATCGAGAATGAGTCTGTTGATGATGTCTTTAACTACGTCTTACGCTTGTCTGGAATGCAGGCCAATCGAGTCGGTCAAACCGTCTTTGTAGGTAAAACTCTACCAGGCGATGCCCAAAACCGGGTTGTGAGAACAATTCGTCTGAATCAAATCAAAGCAACATCAACGAGTAAGAGATCAAATACACTTTCAAGCAAGGCTGATACGGGAGGGAATATTACTCCTCAATCGGATAGTGGCAGTAGTTCTAGTACCACTGAAACTGGAATCACTCGTGAAACTTCTCTTACACAAGAGATAGAATCGCAAGGCGCTAAAGAAACTTTAGAGAATTATGGGGCGAATGGCGGTAGTGAAGAAGGAAGTTCTGCTCTTTTAGAAGGACTAGAAGTTGTCGCTGATGGTCGGACAAACACGATCACCCTCATCGGCACACCTCGCAAAGTAGAGACAGCAACATCGATCTTGACGAGATTGGATGTTCGACAACGTCAAGTAGCAATTAACGTCAAATTTATAGATGTCAATTTGCTGAAGGGTAAAACCTCAAATGCTGACTTACAATTTCGTGCCAATGATTCTTTAGGAATCGGCTTTAGACAAGACCCAAATGGTAGTGGCAACAGTGGTCTGTCGACAATTTTTGGATCAGGTGCGGTTGATATTGTTGGCAGTGGTCTGTTTACATTGACTGAAACATTTTTGGCTAATTTGTTTGTATCTATACAAAATAATAATGCCAAAATTCTGACGAATCCTACATTGCTAGTGCAGGAAGGGAGTTCAGCGCAGGTCAACCTGACTCAACAAGTGTTTACAGGCTTTGTACAGAGAACAAATACTGATGCTACTGATGCTGGAGGCGTCTCTTCTACACAATCTCTAGAACCAAACATTCAGAATGCTGGAGTCATCCTCAATGTCGCAGTAGACCATATTGATGACAATGGATTTGTGACCATGAGTATGTCGCCAGAAGTCAGTTCAATTTCAGGAACGTTCACAGATGCTTTATCTGGTGGACAAGCTAATCTGCTGGCACAACGTCGAATCGAAACAGGCAAGTTACGCCTACGAGATGGTCAGACTCTAGTGCTAACAGGTATTATCCAAGACCAAGATCGTGTAGGAGTTAGCAAAGTTCCGATTCTGGGTGATATTCCTCTTTTGGGCCGCCTATTCCGTCGAGAAACTAACTCTCGAGAGAGGACTGAATTAGTAGTCTTGGTAAGACCTGAAATTGTAGACGACTCGGATCAATCTACTTTTGGTTACGATTATAAGCCGGGTGAAGAATCGCGAAAGTTATTGAAGCCCTAG
- the rpe gene encoding ribulose-phosphate 3-epimerase has protein sequence MTLSSSPKSTVISPSILSADFSRLGEEVRAVDKAGADWIHVDVMDGRFVPNITIGPLIVDALRPVTEKPLDVHLMIVEPERYVADFAKAGADIISVHAEASSTTHLHRALGQIKELGKMAGVVLNPGTSLDQIDYVLELCDLVLIMSVNPGFGGQSFIPGVLPKIRKLRQMCDERGLDPWIEVDGGLKANNSWQVLEAGANAIVAGSAVFKADDYATTIEAIRNSKRSEPELVTV, from the coding sequence ATGACTCTATCTTCTTCACCCAAATCGACCGTCATCTCTCCATCTATTCTGTCTGCGGATTTTAGCCGTTTAGGTGAGGAAGTTCGAGCCGTCGATAAAGCTGGGGCGGACTGGATTCATGTAGATGTTATGGATGGTCGTTTTGTCCCAAATATCACCATTGGCCCTTTAATTGTGGATGCTCTTCGCCCAGTGACAGAGAAGCCTTTAGATGTTCACTTGATGATTGTGGAACCTGAGCGATATGTTGCCGACTTTGCTAAAGCAGGGGCAGACATCATTTCCGTTCACGCCGAAGCTAGCTCTACAACCCATCTCCATCGAGCTTTAGGTCAAATTAAAGAGTTAGGCAAAATGGCGGGAGTCGTTTTGAATCCTGGCACTTCTTTAGATCAAATTGATTATGTTTTAGAACTTTGCGATTTGGTTTTGATCATGAGTGTTAACCCTGGATTTGGCGGCCAAAGCTTCATTCCAGGAGTGCTACCCAAGATTCGTAAGCTTCGTCAAATGTGTGATGAGCGTGGACTAGATCCTTGGATTGAAGTCGATGGTGGCCTAAAAGCCAACAATTCTTGGCAAGTTTTGGAAGCTGGGGCTAATGCCATTGTGGCTGGATCAGCTGTGTTCAAGGCTGATGACTATGCCACAACTATCGAAGCTATCCGTAACAGCAAGCGGTCTGAACCAGAATTAGTGACAGTATAA
- a CDS encoding mechanosensitive ion channel family protein — protein MTSSLLQQSWFLWSCGLMVGFPCLMLVLNESIVYSQKHGKPLVHTLRILRNLVLPIFVGFIVLTKIIGLDTEQTAIRLLQTSLWVSLIHAALSYVNVLLFVEAGGHTWQAQVPKLLRDLTRFFLILIGTAFVLSLVWKTDLGGLLTALGVSSIVIGLALQDTLGNLFSGIALLFGRPFVIGDWLKFGDVVGKVIEINWRAVHLITRNKEMLIVPNSVLAKEVFYNYRRPQPLHGEPIELGFSYDDPPNKVKQVIRQAALETPGVLSDPEPIIQTSAYGDSSINYYVRLYLRDYDRVPDIRDAFMTRVWYAAQRHGLTIPFPIRTLIHERPHKDELNGSTNRIITELRSLPCFITTHSDVLEQLVANADFKSFGKGERIIYQGQEEVKLNFLLAGQVQMNVLSHTNHDQEVLRLSKGDFFGATALLSREPSSNSVVALSDVDVMILEIEAMQVLIERTPQLAREMDEIIEARRKAIQLAQQTYA, from the coding sequence ATGACTTCCTCTCTTCTTCAGCAATCCTGGTTTCTCTGGAGCTGCGGCTTGATGGTAGGGTTTCCCTGCCTGATGTTGGTCTTAAATGAATCCATTGTCTATTCCCAGAAACATGGGAAGCCTTTGGTCCATACCCTGAGAATCTTGCGAAATCTGGTCTTGCCGATTTTCGTTGGGTTTATTGTCCTCACCAAAATTATCGGTTTAGATACTGAACAAACGGCCATTCGCTTGCTGCAGACATCCCTCTGGGTGTCTTTGATTCATGCGGCGTTGTCCTATGTAAATGTGCTGCTGTTTGTGGAAGCAGGGGGACATACTTGGCAGGCCCAAGTGCCTAAGCTCCTTAGAGATTTAACCCGGTTTTTCCTCATCTTAATTGGGACGGCATTTGTGCTCTCATTGGTCTGGAAAACCGATTTAGGTGGGTTGCTGACCGCCTTAGGGGTTAGTTCAATTGTGATTGGTCTTGCCCTCCAAGATACTCTGGGTAACTTATTTTCAGGGATTGCACTGCTGTTTGGTCGCCCCTTTGTGATTGGAGATTGGCTCAAATTTGGGGACGTGGTTGGTAAAGTAATTGAAATTAACTGGCGTGCCGTCCACCTCATCACTCGCAACAAAGAAATGCTGATTGTGCCCAACTCTGTGTTGGCCAAGGAAGTGTTTTACAACTATCGCCGCCCCCAACCCTTGCATGGTGAACCGATTGAATTAGGGTTTTCCTACGATGATCCACCCAATAAGGTTAAGCAGGTGATTCGCCAAGCAGCGTTGGAAACACCAGGAGTTTTATCGGACCCAGAACCCATCATCCAAACGAGTGCCTATGGGGATTCATCCATCAATTACTATGTCCGTTTGTATTTGCGGGATTATGATCGGGTTCCCGATATTCGTGATGCATTTATGACTCGGGTTTGGTATGCCGCCCAGCGTCATGGGCTAACGATTCCATTTCCCATTCGCACCTTGATTCATGAACGCCCTCACAAGGATGAGTTAAACGGCAGTACCAATCGGATTATTACGGAGTTGCGATCGCTTCCCTGTTTCATCACGACCCATTCAGATGTCTTAGAGCAACTGGTTGCCAATGCAGACTTTAAATCCTTTGGTAAAGGGGAACGCATTATCTATCAAGGACAAGAAGAGGTAAAGCTGAACTTTCTGTTGGCGGGTCAGGTTCAGATGAATGTCCTGAGTCACACAAATCATGATCAAGAAGTCTTGAGGTTATCCAAAGGAGATTTTTTTGGGGCCACAGCTTTGCTCTCAAGGGAACCTAGTTCTAACTCCGTTGTTGCCCTGAGCGATGTGGATGTCATGATTTTAGAAATCGAAGCTATGCAAGTGCTGATCGAACGCACCCCTCAACTAGCCCGGGAGATGGATGAAATTATCGAGGCCCGTCGCAAAGCGATTCAACTGGCCCAACAAACCTACGCTTAA
- a CDS encoding adenylate/guanylate cyclase domain-containing protein → MTDCLRKTPRVLKKLSIQSKLTLMFLGVSVSSILVIAFIGYNSGKAALTRRIFNQLTSLRTTKSYEVRSFFDQLNRQMRFLSGNPTTKEAMKAFKQAHQELNSKKIPSQWQPAIQAYYQKEFIQPLDANIAGEPQVQTYLPLGNSDVYLQYHYTIKTPDFDEKVQIDDPGDGSKYTQVHRRYHPAFRSLVSEFTYEDLFLIDPKSGKVVYSTYKGVDFSTDLESGPYSQSVLAQAFREVVRKGEPKFVTFTDFEPYRPSLNSPAAIIASPLFEGGELIGVMALQVNIKKIDEVMTNGQRWQEMGLGTSGETYLVGSDFLLRSNSRFLLENSSNYFQSLAKSGLESQQIERMRRQKNSILEQEVKTIAAQRALLGNSGIDIIDDYRGIPVLSSYSTLQVKGLDWAILAEMDADEAFAPITEFQKQVLISTAILILVITVLALFLSRLFVKPIQTLITGFRHLSEGNTDVTVSVSSQDEFHDLAVSFNQMVESLSNKTQALELQSQENEQLLSCILPEPVAQRLKSGEEQIADSYANVTVLFADLIGFTDLAEILPASEIVALLNELVRAFDEAAERFGVEKIKTIGSGYMAVCGLSVPRLDHTKRIMDFGIEITRIVQRFNQTHQTALRARVGINSGAVVAGIVGRSKFIYDLWGDTVNIAHRMQTAGEGDTVQVSQSVHDQLGDIYEFDNSREVIISGNNKLPAWLLKI, encoded by the coding sequence TTGACCGATTGTCTGAGGAAGACTCCACGAGTGCTGAAGAAGTTAAGTATTCAATCTAAATTGACCCTGATGTTCCTAGGGGTCAGCGTAAGCTCAATCCTAGTAATTGCTTTTATTGGTTACAACAGCGGTAAAGCTGCGTTAACCCGCCGTATTTTTAACCAGCTCACCAGCTTACGCACTACTAAAAGCTATGAGGTGCGATCATTCTTTGATCAACTGAACCGCCAAATGCGCTTTCTCAGTGGTAATCCCACCACCAAAGAGGCCATGAAAGCGTTTAAGCAAGCCCACCAGGAACTTAATTCCAAAAAAATTCCAAGCCAGTGGCAGCCAGCGATTCAAGCCTATTACCAAAAAGAATTTATCCAGCCCTTAGACGCCAATATAGCTGGGGAACCCCAGGTCCAAACCTATTTGCCTTTGGGCAATAGTGATGTCTATTTGCAGTATCACTACACCATTAAAACGCCGGATTTTGACGAAAAAGTCCAAATTGATGATCCAGGCGATGGTAGCAAATATACCCAAGTGCATCGACGATATCATCCAGCATTCCGCTCTTTAGTCTCAGAATTCACCTATGAAGATCTGTTTTTGATCGATCCTAAATCTGGCAAAGTCGTCTACAGCACCTATAAAGGGGTTGATTTTAGTACTGATTTAGAGTCAGGTCCCTATTCTCAAAGTGTCTTAGCCCAAGCATTCCGGGAGGTCGTTCGTAAAGGAGAGCCTAAGTTCGTAACCTTCACAGATTTTGAACCCTATCGCCCCTCTCTTAATAGTCCCGCTGCCATTATTGCCAGCCCTTTATTCGAGGGAGGAGAACTGATTGGCGTGATGGCTCTTCAGGTCAATATCAAGAAGATTGACGAAGTCATGACCAACGGTCAACGGTGGCAAGAAATGGGTCTAGGGACGAGTGGGGAAACTTATTTAGTTGGCTCAGATTTTCTGTTGCGGTCTAATTCTCGTTTCTTATTAGAAAACTCTTCCAACTATTTTCAATCCTTGGCCAAAAGTGGTCTCGAATCTCAACAAATTGAGCGAATGCGGCGGCAGAAGAACTCAATTTTGGAGCAAGAAGTCAAAACAATTGCAGCTCAGCGAGCCCTGCTAGGTAATTCGGGTATCGATATTATTGATGATTATCGGGGAATTCCTGTTCTCAGCTCCTATAGTACCCTCCAAGTCAAAGGTCTGGACTGGGCCATCTTGGCTGAAATGGATGCAGACGAAGCTTTTGCTCCCATTACCGAATTTCAGAAGCAAGTCCTGATTTCAACCGCAATTTTGATCTTGGTGATCACTGTTCTGGCGCTTTTTCTATCCCGTTTGTTTGTAAAGCCTATCCAAACCTTGATTACGGGTTTTCGGCACCTCAGTGAAGGCAATACCGACGTCACTGTCTCTGTCAGTTCTCAAGATGAGTTCCATGATTTGGCGGTTTCTTTCAACCAAATGGTGGAAAGTTTATCTAATAAAACCCAAGCGTTAGAACTACAAAGCCAGGAAAATGAGCAATTGCTCTCTTGTATTTTGCCTGAACCGGTTGCCCAACGCTTAAAAAGTGGTGAGGAGCAAATTGCCGATAGCTATGCCAATGTCACGGTGTTATTTGCAGACTTAATTGGATTCACTGATTTAGCAGAAATACTGCCTGCCAGTGAAATTGTAGCTTTACTCAATGAGCTAGTCCGCGCCTTTGACGAAGCTGCTGAACGCTTCGGTGTAGAAAAGATTAAAACGATTGGTAGCGGCTATATGGCCGTTTGTGGTCTGTCTGTTCCCCGACTGGACCATACCAAACGGATTATGGACTTTGGTATTGAGATTACCCGTATTGTCCAGCGGTTCAATCAAACCCATCAAACTGCATTGCGAGCCCGAGTCGGCATCAATTCTGGAGCTGTGGTGGCGGGTATTGTCGGTCGCAGCAAGTTTATTTATGACTTGTGGGGAGATACGGTCAATATTGCCCATCGTATGCAAACAGCCGGCGAAGGCGATACGGTTCAGGTCAGCCAATCGGTTCATGACCAGCTGGGCGATATCTATGAGTTTGATAATAGTCGTGAAGTCATCATTAGTGGTAATAATAAGCTCCCGGCTTGGTTGCTCAAGATTTAG
- a CDS encoding AarF/ABC1/UbiB kinase family protein: protein MQQQLMSSPLANGALQRYDARKIASYYRWRPWQALWRLFNIIWLFGGFVWGLLWDRWTNNSAAHSLQRAIQIRKILTRLGPTFIKVGQALSTRPDLIPKEFLTELMLLQDQLPPFPNDKAFALIESELRQPIREIYQEISAKPVAAASLGQVYRGRLFTGEEVAIKVQRPNLRPKLTLDLYLMRQMAASFGRFLPLNLGHDLTLIVDEFGTKLFEEIDYINEGQNAERFAENFKEYPAVEVPGIHWAYSSKKVLTLQWINGFKLTDSQCAVDANMDPDRLVQIGVISSLRQLLEFGFFHADPHPGNLFATSQGSMAYVDFGMMDQLDQPTKNTLVDAVVHLVNKDYELLASDFVKLGFLTPETDIRPIIPALEDVFDDIIGAKVGDFNFKTITDRFSELMYDYPFRVPAKFALIIRSLVTQEGVALCLNPDFKILEVSYPYVAQRLLAGETPDFQRRLLEVLFKDGKFQWQRLENLIAIAQTDQSFDLIPTARLGMQFLMSDEGDYLRRQVVLALIEDDRLHTEEVERLWNLIKDDLKPEKLFNVALGALAEFSDSNLPEWLPRPPLPIS, encoded by the coding sequence ATGCAGCAACAACTCATGTCATCCCCGCTTGCTAATGGCGCACTGCAGCGATATGACGCCCGTAAGATCGCATCTTACTACCGCTGGCGTCCTTGGCAAGCTCTCTGGCGTTTATTCAACATTATTTGGTTATTTGGTGGGTTTGTTTGGGGTCTGCTATGGGACCGATGGACGAACAATAGTGCGGCCCATTCTCTTCAACGGGCCATTCAAATTCGTAAAATCCTGACACGGTTAGGCCCCACCTTCATTAAAGTGGGGCAGGCTCTATCCACACGCCCTGATCTCATCCCCAAAGAATTCCTGACGGAGCTGATGTTGCTCCAAGACCAGTTGCCTCCTTTCCCGAATGACAAAGCCTTTGCCTTAATTGAATCTGAACTGCGTCAGCCCATCCGTGAGATTTATCAAGAAATTTCGGCAAAGCCCGTCGCGGCCGCCAGTTTAGGACAGGTTTATCGAGGTCGATTGTTTACGGGCGAAGAGGTGGCTATTAAGGTCCAACGCCCAAATCTAAGGCCAAAGCTGACATTGGATCTCTATCTAATGCGGCAGATGGCGGCTTCGTTTGGGCGATTTCTACCCCTCAATTTGGGCCATGACTTAACGCTAATTGTGGACGAGTTCGGCACCAAACTGTTTGAAGAGATTGACTATATCAATGAAGGGCAAAATGCCGAGCGGTTTGCGGAAAACTTCAAAGAGTATCCTGCGGTTGAAGTGCCTGGAATTCACTGGGCTTACAGTAGCAAGAAAGTCCTGACCCTGCAGTGGATAAATGGTTTTAAGCTAACCGATAGTCAATGCGCAGTGGATGCCAATATGGACCCGGATCGCCTGGTGCAGATTGGTGTGATTTCTAGTTTGCGTCAACTGCTGGAGTTTGGATTTTTCCATGCCGATCCACATCCTGGCAATCTCTTTGCCACGTCTCAAGGCAGTATGGCCTATGTAGATTTTGGCATGATGGATCAGCTCGATCAACCTACCAAAAATACGTTGGTAGATGCGGTCGTTCATTTGGTCAACAAAGACTATGAATTGTTAGCATCTGACTTTGTAAAGCTAGGCTTTCTTACCCCTGAGACCGATATCCGGCCCATTATCCCAGCATTGGAAGATGTCTTTGATGACATCATTGGGGCAAAGGTCGGCGATTTCAATTTCAAAACCATTACGGATCGGTTCTCGGAGTTGATGTATGACTATCCTTTCCGAGTTCCAGCTAAGTTTGCTCTGATCATCCGATCTTTGGTTACCCAAGAAGGGGTCGCCCTGTGCCTTAATCCCGACTTCAAAATTCTGGAAGTCAGCTATCCCTATGTAGCTCAACGCTTACTCGCTGGAGAAACGCCTGACTTTCAGCGTCGCTTACTAGAAGTGCTGTTTAAGGACGGGAAGTTCCAATGGCAGCGCTTGGAGAACCTGATTGCGATCGCACAAACGGATCAGAGTTTCGATCTCATTCCCACCGCCCGCTTAGGCATGCAGTTCTTAATGTCTGATGAGGGAGATTACTTACGTCGTCAGGTGGTCTTGGCCTTGATCGAAGATGATCGACTGCATACCGAAGAAGTTGAGCGGCTGTGGAACTTAATTAAGGACGATTTGAAGCCAGAGAAGTTGTTTAATGTGGCCTTAGGGGCCTTGGCCGAATTCTCTGACTCCAACCTTCCCGAGTGGCTACCTCGTCCCCCCCTACCTATTTCCTAA
- a CDS encoding UDP-N-acetylmuramoyl-L-alanyl-D-glutamate--2,6-diaminopimelate ligase — translation MVKLRTLLAELSTNQWETPPPDHPALETEITGLTTNSWAVQPGYLFIGMPGTRVDGGSFWKSAIEAGAAAALVSDQVDLSDVGTHCVISLKDMPRACAEVAATFYDQPSHKLKLVGMTGTNGKTTTTHLIEYLLTTAQSPTALFGTLYARWPGHQVTSTHTTPFAVDLQQQLSDAVAAKCQFGIMEVSSHALVQQRVLGCQFAVAVFSNLTQDHLDYHQGMEDYFAAKALLFSPDYLQGRAVINIDDAYGQRLVEQIGTNQCWTYSIEGPADLYTSGLCYETTGVKGQLHTPKGTVEFFSPLVGQFNVSNLLAAVGAALELDLTLEQITPALAQFPGVPGRMQQITCSPKQDISVIVDYAHTPDSLENLLKAARPFVKGQMACVFGCGGDRDRTKRPLMGEIAARLSDQAIVTSDNPRTEDPQQILQDVLGGISAQVKPIIEVDRRVAIQTAIAQAKPGDTILIAGKGHEDYQILGTEKVHFDDREEAQAALSERYG, via the coding sequence ATGGTCAAACTACGTACGTTACTCGCTGAACTCTCTACAAATCAGTGGGAGACACCTCCCCCTGACCATCCAGCCCTAGAAACAGAGATTACAGGGTTAACCACTAATTCCTGGGCGGTGCAGCCAGGGTACTTATTTATCGGTATGCCTGGCACTCGCGTGGATGGGGGCAGTTTTTGGAAAAGTGCGATTGAGGCGGGTGCGGCGGCTGCGTTGGTTTCTGATCAAGTGGACCTGTCTGACGTGGGCACCCACTGCGTGATTTCCCTTAAGGATATGCCTCGCGCTTGTGCTGAGGTGGCAGCCACATTTTATGACCAACCCAGCCATAAATTAAAGCTGGTGGGTATGACGGGTACGAATGGGAAAACCACCACTACCCATCTGATTGAGTATTTATTGACAACGGCCCAATCCCCCACGGCCTTATTTGGCACTCTGTATGCCCGTTGGCCTGGGCACCAAGTGACGTCTACCCACACGACCCCTTTTGCCGTGGATCTACAGCAGCAGTTGTCTGATGCCGTGGCTGCTAAGTGCCAGTTTGGAATTATGGAAGTTAGCTCCCATGCCCTGGTCCAACAACGGGTGCTGGGCTGTCAGTTTGCCGTGGCTGTGTTTTCGAATTTGACCCAAGATCACCTGGATTACCACCAGGGTATGGAAGATTATTTTGCTGCCAAGGCGTTACTGTTTTCCCCTGACTATTTGCAAGGGCGAGCCGTCATTAATATTGATGATGCCTATGGTCAACGATTGGTAGAGCAGATAGGTACGAATCAATGCTGGACCTACAGTATTGAAGGACCTGCTGATTTGTACACTAGCGGTCTGTGCTATGAAACTACTGGTGTTAAAGGCCAACTCCATACTCCGAAAGGCACGGTTGAGTTCTTCTCTCCTTTGGTGGGGCAGTTTAATGTTTCTAACCTATTGGCTGCTGTGGGTGCTGCTCTGGAATTGGACCTTACCTTAGAGCAGATCACCCCTGCTTTAGCTCAATTTCCTGGGGTTCCCGGTCGAATGCAGCAAATTACCTGTTCTCCTAAACAGGATATTAGCGTCATTGTTGATTATGCCCATACCCCCGATAGCCTAGAGAATTTGCTGAAGGCGGCCCGTCCGTTTGTTAAAGGCCAAATGGCCTGTGTGTTCGGCTGTGGCGGCGATCGCGATCGGACTAAGCGACCATTGATGGGAGAAATTGCTGCTCGTCTCTCGGATCAAGCCATTGTCACTTCCGATAATCCCCGCACTGAAGATCCTCAGCAGATTTTGCAAGACGTGTTAGGGGGGATCTCAGCTCAGGTGAAACCCATTATAGAGGTGGATCGACGGGTGGCGATTCAGACTGCGATCGCACAAGCGAAACCCGGCGATACTATCCTGATTGCAGGTAAGGGCCATGAAGATTACCAAATCCTAGGCACCGAAAAGGTTCATTTTGATGATCGAGAAGAAGCGCAAGCCGCCTTGTCTGAGCGCTATGGTTAG
- a CDS encoding glutaredoxin family protein encodes MVTLILYSKPGCHLCEGLQEKLEQIQDPPMELEIRDITSREDWFQAYQYEIPVLIKRENLAADQAMETPLPRPAPRLSVEQLQRFLQKYL; translated from the coding sequence ATGGTTACCTTGATTTTGTACAGTAAACCAGGATGCCACCTGTGCGAAGGTTTACAAGAAAAACTAGAGCAAATCCAAGATCCCCCCATGGAACTCGAAATTCGCGATATTACGAGTCGTGAGGATTGGTTTCAAGCCTATCAATATGAAATCCCCGTATTGATTAAGCGAGAAAACCTGGCTGCGGATCAAGCGATGGAAACCCCCCTTCCACGTCCGGCTCCTCGCTTATCAGTTGAGCAATTGCAGCGATTTCTGCAAAAGTATCTTTAG